The genomic stretch GGTTTCCGGGGCGAGGCACTGGCGTCGATCAGCTCCGTGGCGCGCCTGACCCTGACGTCGCGTACCCGCGATGCCGATCAGGCCTGGCAGGTCGAGACCGAAGGTCGCGACATGGCACCCCGCGTGCAGCCGGCGGCGCATCCGGTCGGCACCTCGGTGGAAGTCCGTGACCTGTTCTTCAACACCCCGGCACGGCGCAAATTCCTCAAGACCGAAAAAACCGAATTCGATCACCTGCAAGAAGTGATCAAGCGTCTGGCGCTGGCGCGTTTCGACGTGGCCTTCCATTTGCGCCACAACGGCAAGACCATCCTCAGCCTGCACGAGGCTCACGATGACGCGGCCCGCGCCCGGCGTGTGGCGGCGATCTGCGGTTCGGGCTTCCTTGAGCAGGCGTTGCCGATCGAGATCGAGCGCAACGGCTTGCACCTGTGGGGTTGGGTCGGTCTGCCGACGTTCAACCGCAGTCAGGCGGACTTGCAGTATTTCTTCGTCAACGGCCGTGCGGTGCGCGACAAACTGGTGGCCCACGCGGTGCGTCAGGCTTATCGCGATGTGCTGTTCAACGGTCGGCATCCGACGTTTGCGCTGTTTTTCGAGGTCGATCCGGCAGCGGTCGACGTCAACGTGCACCCGACCAAACACGAAGTGCGCTTCCGTGACGGGCGCATGGTGCATGACTTCCTGTATGGCACCTTGCACCGTGCCCTCGGCGATGTGCGACCGGAAGATCAGCTTGCCGGTTCGGTCACCACCGCGATCGTCCGGCCGACCGGCCTCGAAGCCGGTGAGTTTGGCCCGCAGGGTGAAATGCGTCTGGCCGCCAATGCGCTGCTGGAGCAGCCGCAGGCACAACCGACTTTCAATACCTCGTCGGGCGCCAGCACTGGTGGCGCTTATCAGTATCAATACACGCCGCGTCCGCAATCTGCGGTGCCGCCGGCCGCTGAAGTTCAGGCTGCGTACCGCGAGTTTTTCGCGCCGCTGCCCGAGGCGAATGCCAATGCGCTACCGGCCGGTCAGGAAGATATTCCGCCGCTGGGCTATGCGCTGGCGCAGCTCAAGGGCATCTATATTCTGTCCGAGAACGCCCAGGGCCTGGTTTTGGTGGACATGCACGCCGCTCACGAGCGGATCATGTATGAGCGCCTGAAGATCGCCATGGCCAGCGAAGGCCTGAGCGGTCAGCCGTTGCTGGTGCCGGAGTCGCTGGCGGTCAGTCAGCGTGAGGCCGATTGCGCTGAAGAGCATGCGGCGTGGTTCCAGCGTCTCGGGTTCGAATTGCAGCGTCTGGGCCCGGAAACCCTGGCGATCCGCCAGATTCCGGCCCTGCTCAAACAGGCCGAGGCCAACCGTCTGGTGGGCGACGTACTGTCGGACTTGATGGAATACGGCACCAGTGACCGGATCCAGGCGCACCTGAATGAACTGCTCGGCACCATGGCCTGCCACGGCGCGATCCGCGCCAACCGCCGCCTGGCCTTGCCGGAAATGAACGGTCTGCTGCGCGACATGGAAAACACCGAGCGCAGCGGTCAATGCAACCATGGCCGACCGACCTGGACCCAACTGGGCCTGGACGATCTGGACAAACTGTTTCTGCGCGGTCGTTGATGAGCCAGCTTCCTCCAGCGATTTTCCTGATGGGCCCGACCGCTGCGGGCAAGACCGACCTGGCCATCGAGCTGACCAAGGTGCTGCCGTGCGAGTTGATCAGCGTCGATTCGGCGCTGGTCTATCGCGGCATGGACATCGGCACGGCCAAACCGTCCAAAGAACTGCTCGCCGAACATCCTCATCGGCTGATCGACATCCTCGACCCGGCCGAGAGCTATTCGGCGGCCGATTTCCGCCGCGATGCCCTGCAAGCCATGGCCGAAATCACCGCACGCGGAAAAATTCCGCTGCTGGTAGGCGGCACGATGCTCTATTACAAGGCTTTGGTCGAAGGTCTGGCGGATATGCCGGCGGCGGATCCCGAGGTTCGTGCGCAGATCGAGGAAGAGGCTGCACGCCTTGGCTGGCAAGCCTTGCACGATCAGTTGGCAGTGATCGATCCGGAATCGGCAGCGCGTATTCACCCGAATGATCCTCAGCGCCTGAGTCGTGCGCTGGAAGTCTATCGGGTCAGCGGTCAGAGCATGACTGAACTGCGGCTGAAACAATCTGAACAAAGTACCCAAGCTGCGGCATCGGGACTGCAACAATTGCCCTATACTGTCGCGAACTTGGCCATTGCTCCGGCAAATCGCCAGGTGCTGCACGACCGCATTAAACAAAGATTCACAAATATGCTGGAACAGGGATTCATCGACGAGGTCGTAGCCCTGCGTAATAGAAGTGACCTGCATGCCGGGTTGCCGTCTATACGTGCGGTAGGCTATCGCCAAGTCTGGGATTACCTGGATGGCAAGCTGACGTCGGCTGAAATGCAGGAGCGGGGCATCATTGCCACGCGCCAATTGGCCAAACGCCAGTTTACCTGGCTGCGCAGCTGGGACGATTTACACTGGCTCGACAGTCTGGATTGCGACAATCTGCCACGCGCCTTGAAATACCTTGGGACCATCTCCATATTGAGCTGAGTCCTTGCAATTGCCGTCTATCCTTGGGGGTGTGGCGGCAAAAGCCATCTGATTACCTATTTTTTATATTGAATCCTTAAAGGAGTGCGGCACATGTCAAAAGGGCATTCGCTACAAGACCCTTACTTGAATACTTTACGTAAAGAGAAAGTTGGGGTTTCCATCTACCTGGTCAACGGTATCAAACTGCAAGGCACGATCGAGTCGTTCGACCAGTTCGTTATCCTGCTGAAGAACACCGTCAGCCAGATGGTTTACAAACACGCTATCTCTACAGTCGTGCCGGTTCGTCCAATTCGTCTGCCAAGCGCAACCGAATCCGAAGCAGGTGACGCTGAGCCAGGTAACGCCTGATAGGAGTCTCCTTTGTTCTTTGAGCGCCACGGTGGTGGTGAGCGAGTGATCCTCGTTCACTTGGATGGACAGGACCCTGAGGCGCGCGAAGATCCGCAGGAGTTTCAGGAGTTGGCAAATTCGGCCGGCGCCGAGACCGTTGCGTTTTTTAACGTGCCGCGTCATCGGCCAACGGCCAAATTCCTGATTGGCAGCGGCAAGGTCGAGGAACTGCGCGACCTGGTCCACGCCGAAGAAGCCGATCTGGTGATCTTCAATCACGTCCTCACGCCCAGTCAGGAACGTAACCTCGAACGTGTTTTCGAGTGTCGCGTGATCGACCGTACCGGTCTGATTCTCGATATTTTCGCCCAGCGCGCCCGTACCCATGAAGGCAAGCTCCAGGTCGAACTGGCCCAGCTTGACCACATGAGCACCCGGCTCGTTCGCGGCTGGACTCACCTTGAGCGTCAGGGTGGTGGTATCGGCATGCGCGGTCCGGGTGAAACGCAGCTCGAAACCGACCGGCGACTGCTGCGGGTTCGCCTGCGCCAGATCAAGGGGCGGCTGGAAAAAGTGCGCAGCCAGCGCGAACAGTCGCGTCGCGGCCGCTCGCGTGCGGATATCCCAACCGTGTCTCTGGTGGGCTATACCAACGCCGGCAAGTCCACGCTCTTCAATAACGTGACGAAATCCGACGTGTACGCGGCGGACCAGTTGTTCGCCACGCTGGACCCGACCCTGCGCCGTCTGGAACTGGACGACCTGGGGCCGATTGTCCTGGCCGACACCGTGGGTTTCATTCGTCATTTGCCGCACAAGCTGGTCGAGGCATTTCGGTCTACGCTCGAAGAGTCGAGCAATTCCGACCTGCTGTTGCACGTGATCGATGCGGCCGAACCGGATCGCATGTTGCAGATCGAGCAGGTGATGGTGGTGCTGGGCGAGATTGGTGCCCAGGACTTGCCGATCCTCGAGGTCTATAACAAACTCGATTTGCTTGAAGGCGTTGAGCCACAAATCCAGCGCGACGAAAACGGCAGGCCTCAACGGGTCTGGCTGTCGGCGCGGGATGGCACTGGTCTGGAATTGCTTGAGCAAGCCATTGCCGAATTGCTGGGCAGTGATTTGTTTGTCGGAACCTTGCGTTTGCCCCAGCGGTTTGCGCGTCTGCGTGCACAGTTCTTCGAGCTGGGCGCGGTACAGAAAGAAGAATACGACGAAGAAGGTGTCAGCTTGCTGGCCATTCGATTGCCACGCTCGGAGCTCAATCGACTGGTCAGTCGTGAAGGCGTTGTGCCGACGGAGTTCATCGAGCAACACACTTTGCAATAAAAGCCTGAAAAAGCGGTTGTGCCGCAACGGCAGGCATTCTGTAGCATTGGTCGGCGCGCCGTGGGTGCGTCTTTGCTTTATCAGATGGAGAGCGCTATGGCTTGGAATGAGCCGGGTGGCAACTCGAACAATCAGGATCCTTGGGGTGGCAAGCGCCGCAATAACGGCGACCGCAAGGGACCACCAGATCTCGACGAGGCCTTCCGAAAGCTGCAGGAAAGCCTGAACGGGTTGTTCGGTGGTGGTAAGAAACGGGGTGATGATGGCGGTGGTTCGGGCAAGAGTGGCGGCTTCGGCGGCCTGCTCGGCATCGGCCTCGTCGTGCTGGCGGCCGTGTGGCTGTACAGCGCGGTGTACGTGGTGGACGAGCAGGAGCAAGCCGTGGTGCTGCGCTTCGGCAAGTACTACGAGACCGTCGGCCCGGGCCTGAACATCTATTTCCCGCCGATCGACAAGAAGTACATGGAAAACGTCACGCGTGAGCGTGCCTACACCAAGCAGGGCCAGATGCTGACCGAAGACGAAAACATCGTCGAAGTGCCGCTGACCGTGCAGTACAAGATCAGCAACCTGCAGGACTTCGTGCTGAACGTCGACCAGCCGGAAATCAGCCTGCAACATGCGACCGACAGTGCGCTGCGCCATGTGGTGGGTTCCACCGCGATGGACCAGGTGCTGACCGAAGGTCGTGAGCTGATGGCCAGCGAGATCAAGGAGCGTCTGCAACGTTTCCTCGATACCTATCGCACCGGTATCACCGTCACCCAGGTCAACGTACAGAGCGCAGCCGCACCGCGTGAAGTGCAGGAAGCCTTCGATGACGTGATCCGCGCCCGTGAAGACGAGCAGCGTTCGCGCAACCAAGCTGAAACCTACGCCAATGGCGTGGTGCCGGAAGCCCGTGGTCAGGCCCAGCGCATCCTCGAAGATGCCAACGGCTACCGCGACGAAACGGTCTCGCGCGCCAAGGGTGAGGCTGATCGCTTCACCAAGCTGGTTGCCGAGTATCGCAAGGCGCCCGAGGTCACGCGTCAGCGTCTGTACCTGGACACCATGCAGGAAGTCTTCAGCAGCACCAGCAAGGTACTCGTGACCGGCAACAAGAACGGCCAGAGCAACCTGCTTTACCTGCCGCTGGACAAAATGATTCAGAACAGTTCGGGCAGCAATGCACCGGTCACCGGCTCGGCTGCCGCCAGCAACAACACGGACGTCACGCCGCATGTCACTGACCTGCCGCAGTCGCGCACAAGGGAGACCCGCTGATGAGCAATAAATCGCTGATCGCCCTGATCGTTGGCGTTGTTGTGGTACTGGTTGGCTGGAACTGCTTCTACATCGTGGCTCAGACCGAGCGTGCGGTGTTGCTGCAGTTCGGTCGCGTGGTTCAGGCCGATGTTCAGCCTGGTCTGCATGTGAAGGTGCCTTACGTTAACCAGGTGCGTAAATTCGACGCACGTCTGATGACGCTGGATGCACCGACACAACGCTTCCTGACGCTGGAAAAGAAAGCCGTGATGGTCGATGCCTACGCCAAGTGGCGCGTGAAGGATGCCGAGCGCTTCTACACCGCGACTTCCGGCCTCAAGCAGATCGCCGACGAGCGTCTGTCCCGTCGTCTGGAATCGGGCCTGCGTGACCAGTTCGGTAAACGTACCCTGCACGAAGTGGTATCCGGTGAGCGCGATGCGCTGATGGCCGATATCACGGCGTCGTTGAACAAGATGGCGGAAAAAGAGCTGGGTATCGAAGTGGTCGATGTCCGGGTCAAGGCCATCGATCTGCCGAAAGAAGTGAACCGCAGTGTGTTCGAACGTATGAGCACCGAGCGTGAGCGTGAAGCTCGCGAGCACCGCGCCAAGGGTAACGAGCTTGCCGAAGGCATCCGTGCCGACGCCGATCGTCAACGCCGCGTGCTGCTGGCTGAAGCCTATCGTGAATCCGAAGAGATTCGCGGTGACGGTGACGCCCAGGCCGCTGCGATCTACTCCAAGGCCTACGGTCAGGATCAGGAGTTCTACGGTTTCTACCGTAGCCTGCGTGCCTACCGT from Pseudomonas allokribbensis encodes the following:
- the mutL gene encoding DNA mismatch repair endonuclease MutL — its product is MNQVLNAARIELLSPRLANQIAAGEVVERPASVIKELLENSLDSGARRIDVDVEQGGVKLLRVRDDGSGISADDLPLALARHATSKIRNLEDLEQVMSLGFRGEALASISSVARLTLTSRTRDADQAWQVETEGRDMAPRVQPAAHPVGTSVEVRDLFFNTPARRKFLKTEKTEFDHLQEVIKRLALARFDVAFHLRHNGKTILSLHEAHDDAARARRVAAICGSGFLEQALPIEIERNGLHLWGWVGLPTFNRSQADLQYFFVNGRAVRDKLVAHAVRQAYRDVLFNGRHPTFALFFEVDPAAVDVNVHPTKHEVRFRDGRMVHDFLYGTLHRALGDVRPEDQLAGSVTTAIVRPTGLEAGEFGPQGEMRLAANALLEQPQAQPTFNTSSGASTGGAYQYQYTPRPQSAVPPAAEVQAAYREFFAPLPEANANALPAGQEDIPPLGYALAQLKGIYILSENAQGLVLVDMHAAHERIMYERLKIAMASEGLSGQPLLVPESLAVSQREADCAEEHAAWFQRLGFELQRLGPETLAIRQIPALLKQAEANRLVGDVLSDLMEYGTSDRIQAHLNELLGTMACHGAIRANRRLALPEMNGLLRDMENTERSGQCNHGRPTWTQLGLDDLDKLFLRGR
- the miaA gene encoding tRNA (adenosine(37)-N6)-dimethylallyltransferase MiaA, which encodes MSQLPPAIFLMGPTAAGKTDLAIELTKVLPCELISVDSALVYRGMDIGTAKPSKELLAEHPHRLIDILDPAESYSAADFRRDALQAMAEITARGKIPLLVGGTMLYYKALVEGLADMPAADPEVRAQIEEEAARLGWQALHDQLAVIDPESAARIHPNDPQRLSRALEVYRVSGQSMTELRLKQSEQSTQAAASGLQQLPYTVANLAIAPANRQVLHDRIKQRFTNMLEQGFIDEVVALRNRSDLHAGLPSIRAVGYRQVWDYLDGKLTSAEMQERGIIATRQLAKRQFTWLRSWDDLHWLDSLDCDNLPRALKYLGTISILS
- the hfq gene encoding RNA chaperone Hfq — protein: MSKGHSLQDPYLNTLRKEKVGVSIYLVNGIKLQGTIESFDQFVILLKNTVSQMVYKHAISTVVPVRPIRLPSATESEAGDAEPGNA
- the hflX gene encoding ribosome rescue GTPase HflX, which translates into the protein MFFERHGGGERVILVHLDGQDPEAREDPQEFQELANSAGAETVAFFNVPRHRPTAKFLIGSGKVEELRDLVHAEEADLVIFNHVLTPSQERNLERVFECRVIDRTGLILDIFAQRARTHEGKLQVELAQLDHMSTRLVRGWTHLERQGGGIGMRGPGETQLETDRRLLRVRLRQIKGRLEKVRSQREQSRRGRSRADIPTVSLVGYTNAGKSTLFNNVTKSDVYAADQLFATLDPTLRRLELDDLGPIVLADTVGFIRHLPHKLVEAFRSTLEESSNSDLLLHVIDAAEPDRMLQIEQVMVVLGEIGAQDLPILEVYNKLDLLEGVEPQIQRDENGRPQRVWLSARDGTGLELLEQAIAELLGSDLFVGTLRLPQRFARLRAQFFELGAVQKEEYDEEGVSLLAIRLPRSELNRLVSREGVVPTEFIEQHTLQ
- the hflK gene encoding FtsH protease activity modulator HflK translates to MAWNEPGGNSNNQDPWGGKRRNNGDRKGPPDLDEAFRKLQESLNGLFGGGKKRGDDGGGSGKSGGFGGLLGIGLVVLAAVWLYSAVYVVDEQEQAVVLRFGKYYETVGPGLNIYFPPIDKKYMENVTRERAYTKQGQMLTEDENIVEVPLTVQYKISNLQDFVLNVDQPEISLQHATDSALRHVVGSTAMDQVLTEGRELMASEIKERLQRFLDTYRTGITVTQVNVQSAAAPREVQEAFDDVIRAREDEQRSRNQAETYANGVVPEARGQAQRILEDANGYRDETVSRAKGEADRFTKLVAEYRKAPEVTRQRLYLDTMQEVFSSTSKVLVTGNKNGQSNLLYLPLDKMIQNSSGSNAPVTGSAAASNNTDVTPHVTDLPQSRTRETR
- the hflC gene encoding protease modulator HflC, with amino-acid sequence MSNKSLIALIVGVVVVLVGWNCFYIVAQTERAVLLQFGRVVQADVQPGLHVKVPYVNQVRKFDARLMTLDAPTQRFLTLEKKAVMVDAYAKWRVKDAERFYTATSGLKQIADERLSRRLESGLRDQFGKRTLHEVVSGERDALMADITASLNKMAEKELGIEVVDVRVKAIDLPKEVNRSVFERMSTEREREAREHRAKGNELAEGIRADADRQRRVLLAEAYRESEEIRGDGDAQAAAIYSKAYGQDQEFYGFYRSLRAYRESFANKSDVLVLDPSSDFFRYLEKSKP